The following are from one region of the Psychrilyobacter piezotolerans genome:
- a CDS encoding MarR family winged helix-turn-helix transcriptional regulator, translated as MSLERVNTVIEDFTKLFYETESLALKQGIKCLTTTELHVIEAIGNHSLSMNNLSDKLGITMGTATVAINKLSNKGFITRKRSDNDRRKVFVSLSKKGEDALTYHNNFHKMIISSITKNIETENLEIFTTVFNQILENLKNQVEFFKPDVITNFLEGDSVSVLDVKGTPVIKNFFAGMGIKLYTELKIISNSHRVIAIKTPDGEVVEINTIDAKNLVVVKKDI; from the coding sequence ATGTCTTTAGAAAGAGTTAATACGGTAATAGAAGATTTCACTAAGCTTTTTTATGAAACGGAATCACTAGCACTTAAACAAGGGATCAAATGTTTGACTACCACAGAGCTTCATGTTATAGAGGCTATCGGGAACCACTCATTATCTATGAATAATTTATCGGATAAATTAGGTATTACCATGGGAACTGCTACAGTTGCCATCAATAAATTGTCCAATAAGGGATTTATAACCAGAAAAAGATCGGACAATGACAGGAGAAAAGTTTTTGTTTCCCTATCGAAAAAAGGTGAGGATGCACTTACTTATCACAATAACTTTCATAAAATGATAATTTCGAGTATTACAAAGAATATAGAAACTGAAAATTTAGAAATATTTACTACAGTATTTAATCAAATATTGGAAAATCTTAAAAACCAGGTGGAATTTTTCAAACCAGATGTTATCACTAATTTCTTAGAGGGGGATTCTGTAAGTGTTTTAGATGTCAAAGGAACTCCTGTGATTAAAAATTTCTTTGCCGGGATGGGTATAAAATTATATACAGAGTTGAAAATAATATCTAATTCCCACAGGGTAATTGCTATAAAAACTCCCGATGGTGAAGTGGTAGAGATAAATACCATAGATGCTAAAAACTTAGTAGTAGTAAAAAAAGATATATAA
- a CDS encoding Rqc2 family fibronectin-binding protein, which produces MLYIDGISLSKLKDELDETLKGRKVTKIFQYSPLSLSVFLGKLNLYVSATPNLPICYIATKKEVAPDKPMSFSLSLRKYLVGAILTGVEQYKNDRILLLSFEKVNELGVKQKVKLIVEIMGKHSNIILVDDDWMILDLLKKFSIEENKLRLLMGGARYQFPIITEKTSPEDVSKEEFDNYLAENTLIQNIDGMGKLTAKYMTDYSKFYELINESASPTLYKENGIIKYGTIVNLPLAGYEEVKFESINGMIDTYILETLNSEQFNNQKRTLAKVAEKELKKNKKTIKNINRDIEKYSTYEKYKKIGDILAANLYSLKGYEKSVTLYDFYENCNIEIALNPQKSSNENLDNYYNLYNKHKRGYQHSVERLETIKSEIIYLESILSFINHAQDKKTLEGIEEELIANKYLKKIIKTKKKKKIAKITPPTAEIDGFTVYYGRNNIENEYVTFKIGDRHDLWFHAKDVPGSHLIVKTNGEEISEETLYKVGELASQHSKVGQGETIRIDYCLKKYVKKIKGAKPGLVIYSNEKSVFVKKG; this is translated from the coding sequence ATGTTATATATAGACGGGATATCCCTGAGTAAATTAAAAGATGAGTTAGATGAAACGTTAAAAGGCAGAAAGGTAACTAAAATATTTCAATATTCACCACTGAGCTTATCCGTATTTTTAGGAAAACTAAACTTATATGTCTCAGCTACTCCTAATCTGCCTATATGTTATATAGCCACAAAAAAAGAGGTGGCTCCCGATAAACCTATGAGTTTTTCCCTGTCCCTCAGAAAATATCTGGTAGGTGCAATTTTAACAGGGGTAGAGCAGTATAAAAATGACAGGATATTACTTCTGTCCTTTGAAAAGGTCAACGAATTAGGGGTAAAACAGAAAGTTAAATTGATCGTTGAAATTATGGGAAAACACAGTAATATTATTTTGGTGGATGATGACTGGATGATCTTAGACCTGTTGAAAAAGTTTTCCATAGAGGAAAATAAGTTGAGACTCCTCATGGGAGGAGCCAGATATCAATTCCCGATCATTACCGAAAAAACATCTCCTGAAGACGTATCCAAGGAGGAATTTGACAATTATCTGGCTGAAAATACACTGATTCAAAATATAGATGGGATGGGAAAACTCACTGCCAAATATATGACCGATTACAGTAAATTTTATGAACTTATAAATGAGTCTGCATCTCCTACCCTCTATAAAGAAAATGGAATTATCAAGTACGGGACCATAGTTAACCTTCCTTTAGCGGGGTATGAAGAGGTGAAATTTGAATCGATCAACGGGATGATAGATACCTATATATTGGAGACATTAAATTCGGAACAATTCAACAATCAGAAAAGAACTCTGGCTAAGGTAGCAGAGAAGGAACTGAAAAAAAATAAAAAAACTATAAAAAATATAAACAGGGATATAGAAAAATATTCCACCTATGAAAAATATAAAAAAATAGGAGATATCCTGGCAGCCAACCTGTATTCATTGAAAGGATATGAAAAGAGTGTTACCCTCTATGATTTTTATGAAAATTGCAATATAGAGATAGCTTTAAATCCTCAAAAGAGTTCCAATGAAAATTTGGATAATTACTATAACCTCTACAACAAGCATAAAAGGGGATACCAGCATAGCGTTGAAAGGCTGGAGACTATAAAATCCGAGATCATATATTTAGAATCTATTTTATCTTTTATAAACCACGCCCAGGACAAGAAAACCCTGGAAGGGATTGAGGAGGAGCTCATAGCCAATAAGTATCTTAAAAAGATAATCAAGACAAAGAAGAAGAAAAAGATAGCCAAGATCACACCTCCTACAGCGGAGATAGACGGATTCACGGTATATTACGGAAGAAATAATATAGAAAATGAATATGTGACATTTAAAATAGGAGACAGGCACGACCTCTGGTTTCATGCAAAAGACGTTCCCGGGAGTCATCTCATAGTGAAAACCAACGGGGAGGAGATATCCGAGGAAACCCTCTATAAAGTAGGGGAGCTTGCCAGCCAGCATTCCAAAGTGGGGCAGGGAGAGACCATCCGGATAGATTACTGTCTGAAAAAATATGTGAAAAAAATAAAGGGAGCAAAACCCGGACTGGTGATCTATTCCAATGAGAAGTCGGTATTTGTGAAGAAGGGATAG